In bacterium, a single window of DNA contains:
- a CDS encoding T9SS type A sorting domain-containing protein: MKLKYGIMLLALLAGVFLAPAPQARAQSPLVVEWETSPGSDIPIVNALRDAIANDTNRPADRVYVLKRGGFYWITDRISNADFPLRLVGETEAAVPPGQTDFGPAIIQRVARSGGGGPDGTMFESFHDLTVRNVWIMGQTDQGVLATYEPIKLLGDGKRYVFDNVVFDRNDWHHLGPDGPNNDFVITNCKFRNIFGPTQIWEGLGIRFEVGADTVVIENNTFFNIGFTPFQSEAVPVNYLRFNHNTLVNVGRSFQAGAIWKECYVVNNLFVNYFWHGESEAQYTDPNRIDAPGFFGIGALPARFGTNYDRQIVLANNGYWRDPRFDTFDANQVPPILPQPFISDTTQGWFDAWENMVIQNNFNTNPGLTTYLTDDIFPQMTQHIADLYANPQVIPAARYFWDPGRDEQSFVNSIWPLPENFTYSNTQLQTAGTDGLPLGDLNWYPNAKTTFEANKAAYVKAIEDLVSAPKLDILLTEEAEKVTVGTGATVNVVQGFTYYQMDGGGFIQWKFDVPTAGTAELVVHTHLRGNSDRGQRIIINGKPTLRNNNNYGEYFWSGSLGDPTNQWFDSRITQAGCIAGTGVALDLPAGQNTIRIEPSWGYQNFSKITVLVGGNTIELTAPDAEVEGVIPHAEDPVGVPVAWAPSGFKSVALAAGGSISLSVNAPYNGQYMMRLFYAASGTVQGQVAVDGQVVVPSVPFADTSDVFTDQFAMTSGNHTITLSSASGGVAIDYLQVIAFVPTGVAGRDNLPEGFALHQNYPNPFNPTTNIAFSLGKPSKVKLSIYNVLGQRVLTLLDSPMAEGAHTVQFDAKKLSSGVYFYRLEAGDFLSQRRMLLIK, translated from the coding sequence ATGAAGCTGAAGTACGGTATTATGCTGTTGGCGCTGCTGGCAGGAGTCTTTTTGGCGCCGGCGCCCCAGGCCCGCGCGCAATCTCCGCTGGTCGTGGAGTGGGAGACCAGCCCCGGATCCGACATCCCGATCGTCAATGCGTTGCGCGACGCGATCGCCAATGACACCAACCGGCCGGCGGACCGCGTCTACGTGCTCAAACGCGGCGGGTTCTACTGGATCACCGATCGCATTTCGAATGCCGATTTTCCGTTGCGCCTCGTCGGTGAAACCGAAGCCGCTGTTCCGCCGGGCCAGACCGATTTCGGCCCCGCCATCATTCAGCGCGTGGCGCGCTCGGGCGGCGGCGGTCCGGACGGCACGATGTTCGAAAGCTTTCACGACCTGACGGTGAGAAACGTCTGGATCATGGGCCAGACCGATCAGGGCGTGCTGGCCACCTACGAACCGATCAAGCTGTTGGGCGACGGCAAACGCTATGTCTTCGACAACGTCGTCTTCGACCGCAACGATTGGCACCATCTGGGGCCGGACGGACCCAACAACGATTTCGTCATCACCAACTGCAAATTCCGCAACATTTTTGGACCCACCCAAATTTGGGAAGGCCTCGGCATCCGGTTTGAAGTGGGCGCGGACACGGTGGTGATCGAGAACAACACCTTCTTCAACATCGGCTTTACCCCGTTCCAATCGGAAGCGGTGCCGGTCAACTATCTGCGCTTCAACCACAACACGCTGGTGAATGTCGGCCGCTCTTTCCAGGCGGGCGCGATTTGGAAAGAGTGCTACGTCGTCAACAACCTGTTCGTCAACTATTTCTGGCACGGCGAGAGTGAAGCGCAATACACCGACCCGAATCGCATCGACGCACCCGGCTTTTTCGGCATCGGCGCGCTGCCGGCACGCTTCGGCACCAACTACGATCGCCAGATCGTGCTGGCCAACAACGGCTACTGGCGCGACCCGCGCTTCGACACCTTCGATGCCAACCAGGTTCCTCCCATTCTGCCCCAGCCCTTCATCAGCGACACCACCCAGGGCTGGTTCGATGCGTGGGAAAACATGGTCATTCAAAACAACTTCAACACCAATCCCGGCCTGACCACCTACCTCACCGACGATATTTTCCCGCAGATGACGCAACACATCGCGGATCTCTACGCCAATCCCCAGGTGATTCCGGCGGCGCGGTATTTCTGGGATCCAGGACGGGACGAGCAGAGCTTCGTGAACAGCATCTGGCCGCTGCCAGAGAATTTCACCTATTCCAACACTCAGCTCCAAACCGCCGGCACGGACGGCCTGCCGCTGGGCGACCTCAACTGGTATCCCAACGCGAAAACCACGTTTGAGGCCAACAAGGCCGCTTATGTCAAGGCCATTGAAGATCTGGTTTCCGCTCCCAAGCTCGACATTTTGTTGACCGAAGAAGCGGAGAAAGTCACCGTCGGCACCGGCGCAACCGTGAATGTGGTGCAAGGCTTCACCTACTATCAGATGGACGGCGGCGGTTTCATTCAATGGAAGTTCGACGTGCCCACGGCCGGCACCGCGGAATTGGTGGTGCACACGCACCTGCGCGGCAACAGCGACCGCGGCCAGCGCATCATCATCAACGGTAAACCCACGCTGCGGAACAACAACAACTACGGCGAGTATTTCTGGTCCGGCAGTCTGGGAGATCCCACTAACCAATGGTTTGATTCCCGCATCACCCAGGCGGGCTGCATCGCGGGCACCGGCGTGGCCCTCGATCTGCCGGCCGGGCAAAACACCATCCGTATCGAGCCGTCGTGGGGCTATCAGAACTTCAGCAAGATCACCGTCCTCGTCGGCGGAAATACCATCGAGTTGACTGCGCCTGATGCCGAGGTCGAAGGCGTGATTCCGCATGCGGAAGACCCCGTGGGTGTGCCGGTGGCTTGGGCGCCGAGCGGCTTCAAATCAGTCGCGCTGGCGGCCGGCGGCAGCATTTCGTTGAGTGTGAATGCGCCGTACAACGGCCAGTACATGATGCGGCTGTTCTACGCGGCCTCCGGCACAGTGCAGGGCCAGGTCGCGGTTGACGGCCAGGTCGTGGTGCCGAGCGTGCCCTTTGCCGACACCTCGGATGTGTTCACCGATCAGTTCGCCATGACCAGCGGCAACCACACCATCACCCTGTCTTCGGCCAGTGGCGGTGTGGCGATCGACTACTTGCAGGTGATTGCCTTCGTGCCCACCGGCGTTGCCGGCCGCGACAATCTGCCCGAGGGCTTCGCGCTGCATCAGAACTACCCGAATCCCTTCAACCCCACAACCAACATCGCGTTCTCGCTGGGCAAGCCCTCCAAGGTCAAGCTGTCGATCTACAACGTACTCGGCCAGCGCGTGCTGACGCTGTTGGACAGTCCGATGGCCGAAGGTGCCCACACCGTGCAGTTCGATGCCAAGAAGTTGTCCTCCGGTGTCTATTTCTATCGCCTCGAGGCCGGCGACTTCCTGTCGCAGCGGCGCATGCTGCTGATCAAGTAA
- a CDS encoding TonB-dependent receptor, with protein sequence MRRNLLSLAVVLGSWLMLAVSLQADPEGKGKIEGVVLDSQNNEPLPGAGVFIQGTRLGAATDLKGRFSVLQVPAGEHKLVVRYIGYREKTVDIKVEDGQTVNRTIKLDFQIIEGEVVTVTAQAEGQLGAINQQFTSNTIANIVSQARIKELPDVNAAESIGRLPGIAIQRSGGEATKVSIRGLSPKYNTVTVNGVRVPSTGAEDRSVDLSLISSNMLDGIEVKKAITPDMDADAIGGTVDLRLKEAPENLSFNATAQGGYNRLQDYYGNYNFTGGVSDRFLNSRLGVIVNFNTDDYDRSADKFSANYRQSTKTGTQERVIVPSEVLLREETVTRGRIGGSTVLDYRLPHGKLSLNGFYNRLKSDALYRINTINVNYSRHYYDLERRTGTTSIFTGALSFEQNLDWLRYDAGFARSATRTENPEDFRWRFGQEGDIYKPGAKLVDENTHPSEIPDRIKVDSLTALQDIWVSRTDREENVSTAQLNLQAPFQFGGWISGYLKTGGKLRWLSRNNDEFQRGRAGLQYGSGAGNLNEPFDQIAAQLPGWNLEQIIGDLGVLPIGLVRDNYTRSDFLEDAFGNPFDLGFVANEGKMMELTRALQRTLQALGEEDSEYRVNSIGTLGRDYDGKERYKAAYVMAELNFGRRLTLIPGIRWEDDYTKYHGQRYREIITAWRDAAPADFQRLENIRENSFWLPMVHLQVKPLEWMKVRLARTETLTRPDYLQYTPITTIDAFRSTLRAANALLKPAQATNYDAAVSVYDNKVGLFTVSGFYKSIKDLIIPVNFTVSSTFLLQTLPAGLNIPTTWLDRASPTIYTYINNPFKAEYRGVELDWQTNFWYLPGVLKGLVLNANYTYIDSETKYRGYQIVDTDSIRTQRPRTYWQAIDDTVRVGRMPDQPSHIANVTLGYDYKGFSARFSYLYQTDISTYVDAANPIFDSFSAAYGRFDFTLKQRIRRDLEVFANFNNLNNRADRNYRGSSTFNPSYMEFYGFSIDLGARYRL encoded by the coding sequence ATGCGCCGAAATCTTTTGAGCCTGGCGGTAGTCCTCGGATCTTGGTTGATGCTGGCTGTGTCGCTGCAGGCTGATCCCGAGGGTAAGGGCAAAATCGAGGGCGTTGTCCTCGACAGCCAAAACAATGAACCGTTGCCGGGAGCCGGCGTTTTTATTCAGGGAACGCGGCTGGGCGCGGCCACTGACCTCAAGGGCAGGTTCAGCGTGCTGCAAGTGCCCGCGGGCGAACACAAACTGGTGGTGCGCTACATCGGCTATCGTGAAAAAACCGTTGACATCAAGGTCGAAGACGGCCAAACGGTGAACCGAACCATCAAGCTGGATTTTCAAATCATCGAGGGCGAGGTGGTCACGGTGACGGCGCAGGCGGAGGGCCAATTGGGCGCCATCAACCAGCAGTTCACCTCCAACACCATTGCCAACATCGTCTCGCAGGCCCGCATCAAGGAACTGCCGGACGTGAATGCCGCCGAGTCGATCGGCCGGCTGCCGGGCATTGCCATTCAGCGCTCAGGCGGGGAGGCCACCAAAGTGAGCATTCGCGGCCTCTCGCCCAAGTACAACACCGTCACGGTCAACGGGGTGCGCGTGCCCTCCACCGGCGCGGAAGACCGCAGCGTGGATTTGTCGCTGATCTCCTCCAACATGTTGGACGGCATCGAGGTGAAGAAGGCGATCACGCCGGACATGGATGCCGACGCCATCGGCGGGACGGTGGATCTGCGTTTGAAAGAAGCGCCGGAGAATCTCTCCTTCAACGCCACCGCGCAGGGCGGCTACAATCGCCTGCAAGACTACTACGGCAACTACAATTTCACCGGCGGCGTGAGCGACCGGTTTCTCAACAGTCGCCTGGGCGTGATTGTCAACTTCAACACCGACGACTATGATCGCAGCGCCGACAAATTCTCGGCGAATTACCGGCAGTCCACCAAAACCGGTACGCAGGAACGGGTCATCGTGCCGTCGGAGGTTTTGTTGCGCGAAGAGACGGTGACGCGCGGCCGCATCGGCGGCAGCACCGTGCTCGACTATCGCCTCCCGCACGGCAAGCTCTCCTTGAACGGTTTCTATAACCGGCTGAAATCCGATGCGCTTTATCGCATCAACACCATCAACGTCAACTACAGCCGGCATTACTATGATCTGGAACGCCGCACCGGCACGACTTCCATTTTCACGGGCGCACTGAGCTTTGAACAGAACCTCGACTGGTTGCGCTACGATGCCGGTTTCGCGCGCAGTGCTACGCGCACCGAGAATCCCGAAGACTTCCGCTGGCGTTTCGGGCAGGAGGGTGACATCTACAAGCCGGGCGCCAAGCTGGTGGATGAAAACACCCACCCCAGCGAGATTCCGGATCGCATCAAAGTCGATTCCCTCACCGCCCTGCAGGATATCTGGGTGTCTCGCACCGACCGCGAAGAGAACGTGTCGACCGCGCAATTGAATCTGCAGGCGCCCTTCCAGTTCGGCGGCTGGATCTCGGGTTACCTCAAAACCGGTGGCAAACTGCGCTGGCTGAGCCGCAACAACGATGAATTTCAAAGAGGCCGCGCCGGTTTGCAATACGGCAGCGGCGCCGGCAATCTGAATGAACCCTTCGACCAAATCGCCGCACAGCTTCCCGGCTGGAATCTGGAGCAGATCATCGGTGACCTGGGCGTTCTTCCCATCGGGCTGGTGCGCGACAACTACACCCGCAGCGATTTTCTGGAAGACGCCTTCGGCAATCCCTTTGATCTCGGGTTCGTGGCCAACGAAGGCAAAATGATGGAATTGACCCGGGCACTGCAGCGTACGCTGCAGGCGTTGGGAGAGGAAGATTCCGAGTATCGCGTGAACTCCATTGGCACACTGGGAAGGGACTACGACGGCAAAGAGCGCTACAAAGCCGCCTATGTGATGGCGGAGCTCAACTTTGGCCGGCGCCTCACCCTCATTCCCGGCATTCGCTGGGAGGATGACTACACCAAGTATCATGGCCAGCGTTATCGCGAGATCATCACTGCCTGGCGCGATGCGGCGCCCGCGGATTTCCAGCGATTGGAAAACATCCGCGAGAATTCGTTCTGGTTGCCGATGGTGCACTTGCAGGTCAAGCCGTTGGAGTGGATGAAAGTCCGCCTGGCCCGCACCGAAACGCTGACCCGGCCGGATTATCTGCAATACACGCCGATCACCACCATCGACGCCTTCCGCTCCACGCTGCGCGCCGCCAATGCCCTGCTCAAGCCGGCGCAGGCCACCAACTACGACGCGGCCGTTTCAGTCTATGATAACAAAGTCGGCTTGTTCACCGTCTCCGGTTTCTACAAATCGATCAAAGACCTGATCATTCCTGTCAACTTCACGGTCAGCTCGACGTTTCTGCTGCAGACGCTGCCTGCGGGATTGAACATTCCGACCACCTGGCTTGATCGCGCCAGCCCGACGATCTACACCTACATCAACAATCCCTTCAAAGCCGAATATCGCGGGGTCGAGCTGGACTGGCAGACCAACTTCTGGTATTTGCCCGGCGTGCTCAAGGGTTTGGTGTTGAATGCCAACTACACCTACATCGATTCCGAAACCAAGTACCGCGGCTATCAAATCGTCGATACCGATTCCATTCGGACACAACGGCCGCGCACCTACTGGCAGGCAATCGATGACACGGTGCGCGTCGGCCGCATGCCGGACCAGCCCTCGCACATCGCCAATGTCACGCTGGGATACGATTACAAGGGTTTTTCTGCGCGCTTCTCCTACCTGTACCAAACCGATATCAGCACCTACGTGGACGCCGCCAATCCCATCTTCGACTCCTTTTCCGCGGCGTACGGCCGTTTCGACTTCACCCTCAAGCAAAGAATCCGGCGGGATTTGGAGGTGTTCGCCAATTTCAACAACCTGAACAACCGGGCGGACCGCAATTATCGCGGCTCGTCGACGTTTAATCCCTCTTACATGGAGTTTTATGGTTTCTCCATCGATCTCGGTGCACGTTACCGGCTTTAG
- a CDS encoding LacI family transcriptional regulator, which produces MNGTITIKDIARLAKVSQSTVSKALNDRPDVSLDTKEHVLKIAAEHNFLPNASGKALKKKSTENIGVIFRRDDNPLSSNPFYSRVLEGIEAELAFNDYNLLLHLIPEHRIPVLPKMVRKKQVDAVVLVGIRHEEFVQQLQQAKVPVILVDPKTDIPNCSQVLIDNENGAFLATQHLIQNGHERIGFISGELSRLSFKQRLDGYVKALRYHSLPVGEQLIKAGGVEAGYELTRALLLESPRPTAIVAANDINAIYGYKAVNEFGLRIPDDISMVGFDDIDLAKMATPPLTTVRVYKEELGSVAVRNLRQLLQGKSSHYTTTIIPVRLVQRESVRNLKKTEP; this is translated from the coding sequence ATGAACGGCACCATTACCATCAAAGACATTGCGAGACTGGCCAAGGTCTCCCAATCCACCGTCTCAAAAGCCCTGAACGATCGCCCCGACGTCAGCTTGGACACCAAGGAACACGTCCTCAAAATCGCCGCGGAACACAACTTTTTGCCCAATGCCTCCGGCAAGGCGCTAAAGAAAAAATCCACGGAAAACATCGGCGTCATTTTTCGCCGCGATGACAATCCCCTTTCCAGCAATCCCTTCTACTCGCGCGTGCTGGAGGGCATCGAGGCCGAATTGGCGTTCAACGACTATAATCTCCTGCTCCACCTGATTCCCGAGCATCGCATTCCCGTGCTGCCGAAAATGGTGCGCAAGAAACAGGTGGATGCCGTGGTGCTGGTCGGCATCCGGCATGAAGAGTTCGTTCAGCAGTTGCAGCAGGCCAAGGTGCCGGTCATCCTGGTGGATCCCAAGACCGACATTCCCAATTGCTCACAGGTGCTCATCGACAACGAGAACGGCGCATTTCTCGCAACCCAACATCTCATCCAGAACGGCCACGAGCGCATAGGCTTCATCTCCGGTGAGCTTTCCCGCCTGAGCTTCAAGCAACGGCTCGACGGCTACGTGAAAGCGCTGCGCTACCACAGCCTGCCGGTCGGTGAGCAGTTGATCAAAGCCGGCGGCGTGGAAGCCGGCTATGAGCTGACTCGCGCCCTGCTGCTGGAATCACCGCGGCCGACCGCCATTGTCGCCGCCAACGATATCAACGCGATCTATGGCTACAAAGCCGTCAATGAATTCGGCCTGCGCATCCCGGATGACATCAGCATGGTCGGGTTCGATGATATCGACCTGGCCAAGATGGCCACCCCGCCCTTGACCACCGTGCGCGTCTATAAAGAAGAATTGGGATCGGTTGCCGTGAGGAATCTGCGGCAGTTGCTGCAGGGAAAATCGTCGCATTACACCACCACCATCATCCCGGTGAGGCTGGTGCAAAGAGAATCGGTGCGGAATCTCAAAAAAACGGAACCCTGA
- a CDS encoding Ig-like domain-containing protein, which produces MKMSVQCLAAALLLLTGQALAQDNRIRYNAQDLFLSGANLAWVAFANDIGPGMMDRNSFAETMLQMHDHGGNALRWWLHTNGTVTPAFDASGRVSGPGEGTIADLRAALDLAWEREIGLILCLWSFDMLRASNNATVLNRNRLMLTDTTYTRAYLNNCLIPMVDSLKGHPALLAWEIFNEPEGMSNEFGWSDIQHVPMSAIQRFVNLSAGAIHRTDSTALVTSGAWSFLALTDVGLTTLPKTGPALTERSAAEQQQLTEWFNQKYRAALATEQVVAYLQHLESQANFNYYTDSRLIGAGGDPLGTLDFYSVHYYTGILPRTPTAVSPFHHPKSYWQLDKPLAVAEFALQTTYGVAKMALYENLYQNGYAGALAWSWTDVNLSSHADMLASMQLMWDNHRTDVDVNGIGGDWPLIALTSPANDAVFPDGAEVVIEAVASDPDGQVVLVEFFANDTLKIGERTVEPYAVSWSNIPGGIYALTAVATDDRGHQRTSNRVQIQVGRPPFVRLEAELATRAGELQNLIIKNNPAASNGAYVEMRTQSGSLTWDIPAIPAAGKYEIVFGYRLSFDTPKHQYVNVNGVRAAEVVFDGNMNAWLEKKVSVDLAAGSNSIALVLSWGWMDLDYLGIPSNLLTSVQQRDEAPLRYSLQQNYPNPFNPATKIRYSLAQPGHVKVFVHDLLGRQVAVLVDQKQNPGFHEIMFEGGNLASGIYLLRLQAGSFRAERRMLLIR; this is translated from the coding sequence ATGAAAATGTCCGTGCAGTGCCTGGCCGCTGCGCTGCTCCTGCTCACGGGGCAGGCGCTGGCGCAAGACAATCGAATTCGGTACAATGCCCAGGACTTGTTTCTCAGCGGCGCCAATCTGGCGTGGGTTGCCTTTGCCAATGACATTGGCCCCGGAATGATGGATCGCAATTCGTTTGCGGAGACGATGCTGCAGATGCACGATCACGGCGGCAATGCTTTGCGCTGGTGGCTGCACACCAACGGCACGGTGACGCCCGCATTCGATGCCAGCGGTCGCGTCAGCGGACCCGGCGAAGGCACCATCGCAGACTTGCGCGCCGCCCTCGATCTCGCCTGGGAACGCGAGATCGGGCTGATTCTCTGCCTGTGGTCCTTCGACATGCTGCGCGCCTCCAACAACGCGACCGTGCTGAATCGCAACCGGCTGATGCTCACCGACACCACCTACACACGCGCCTACCTCAACAACTGCCTCATCCCCATGGTCGATTCGCTCAAAGGCCATCCCGCGCTTTTGGCCTGGGAGATTTTCAACGAACCGGAGGGCATGAGCAACGAATTCGGCTGGAGTGACATCCAGCATGTTCCCATGTCCGCCATTCAGCGCTTCGTCAATCTCAGCGCCGGCGCGATTCACCGCACCGACAGCACGGCGCTGGTCACCAGCGGTGCCTGGAGCTTTCTCGCCCTCACTGACGTGGGCCTGACTACGCTTCCCAAGACCGGCCCCGCGTTGACGGAACGCAGTGCCGCCGAGCAGCAGCAACTCACGGAATGGTTCAATCAAAAATATCGTGCGGCGCTCGCCACCGAACAAGTCGTGGCCTACCTGCAACACCTGGAAAGCCAGGCGAATTTCAACTACTACACCGACAGCCGATTGATCGGCGCGGGCGGCGATCCGCTCGGCACGCTCGATTTCTACTCGGTGCATTACTACACCGGCATCCTGCCGCGCACGCCCACGGCGGTCTCGCCATTTCACCACCCCAAAAGCTATTGGCAGTTGGACAAACCGCTGGCGGTGGCGGAGTTTGCCCTGCAGACGACGTACGGCGTGGCGAAGATGGCGCTTTATGAAAACCTCTACCAAAACGGTTATGCCGGCGCGCTGGCGTGGTCGTGGACCGACGTCAATCTCTCCAGCCATGCAGATATGCTCGCCTCAATGCAATTGATGTGGGACAATCACCGAACCGACGTCGATGTCAACGGCATCGGCGGCGACTGGCCGCTCATCGCGCTCACCAGCCCCGCGAATGATGCCGTTTTTCCCGACGGCGCCGAGGTGGTGATCGAAGCCGTCGCCTCAGACCCTGACGGTCAGGTCGTTTTGGTGGAGTTCTTTGCCAACGACACACTGAAGATCGGCGAACGGACCGTTGAACCTTACGCCGTGTCCTGGTCGAATATCCCGGGCGGCATCTACGCGCTCACGGCGGTGGCCACCGATGACCGGGGCCATCAACGCACCTCCAATCGTGTGCAGATTCAAGTGGGCCGGCCGCCGTTCGTGCGGCTGGAGGCGGAACTGGCCACGCGCGCCGGCGAACTGCAGAATCTCATCATCAAGAACAACCCGGCGGCGAGCAACGGCGCCTACGTGGAGATGCGCACCCAGAGCGGCTCGCTCACCTGGGACATTCCCGCTATTCCAGCGGCAGGCAAATATGAAATCGTGTTCGGCTATCGACTGTCGTTTGACACGCCGAAGCATCAATACGTCAACGTCAACGGTGTGCGCGCCGCCGAAGTGGTGTTCGACGGCAACATGAATGCCTGGCTGGAAAAGAAAGTCAGCGTTGATCTCGCCGCCGGCAGCAACAGCATTGCCCTGGTCTTGTCCTGGGGCTGGATGGACCTCGACTACCTCGGCATCCCCAGCAACCTGCTGACGTCGGTGCAGCAGCGCGACGAGGCGCCGTTGCGTTATTCCTTGCAGCAGAATTATCCCAATCCTTTCAATCCCGCCACCAAGATTCGCTATTCCCTCGCCCAGCCCGGCCACGTGAAGGTGTTCGTGCACGATCTGCTCGGGCGGCAGGTGGCGGTGCTGGTCGATCAAAAGCAGAATCCCGGCTTCCACGAGATCATGTTCGAGGGCGGCAACCTCGCCAGCGGCATCTACCTGCTCCGCCTGCAAGCCGGTTCATTCCGGGCGGAAAGGCGCATGCTGCTGATCAGATAA
- the pgsB gene encoding poly-gamma-glutamate synthase PgsB encodes MNLAALLVGVFAFLLYLAWESHSLRRQRDTIALRLSVTGTRGKSSVVRIIAAILRADGRTVVAKTTGSQARFILPDGRELEVPRRGPPSIIEQKRLIKLASRCRADCLVAEVMSIHPENHWVESRQILQPQMVVITNVRPDHLEAMGETKAEIAAVLSLAIPAHCRVFVPEKENYAPFAAAVEQSGGELIAVPPGLAARLLPPAPELQKTEFADNLDLAAAVTSHLGITAEIIWQGMRQAQYDLGKFGVWRYRSPETQKTHYFVNGFAANDPESTWQVLAKAREILPAAAHRVHGLLSLRPDRGDRTQQWLHVLAAGAHEHFGKLYVTGAHAPLVARRLQSAAARPAPAGRRSTALPATPGNSALPSSKKVGILKGKTAAAMMQTLLAECEDQSVIFGFGNIKGTGELLVNHWKAIGEIYGL; translated from the coding sequence ATGAATCTGGCGGCGTTGCTCGTCGGTGTGTTCGCCTTCCTGCTCTATCTGGCGTGGGAAAGTCATTCCCTGCGCCGGCAACGAGACACCATTGCCCTGCGCCTGAGCGTGACCGGCACGCGCGGCAAATCGAGCGTGGTGCGAATCATTGCCGCGATCTTGCGTGCGGACGGCAGAACGGTTGTCGCCAAGACCACCGGCTCGCAGGCGCGTTTCATCCTGCCGGATGGCCGCGAGCTTGAAGTTCCCAGACGGGGGCCGCCTTCCATCATCGAACAGAAACGGCTCATCAAATTGGCCAGCCGCTGCCGGGCAGATTGTCTGGTGGCGGAAGTCATGAGCATCCATCCCGAGAATCATTGGGTCGAATCGCGGCAGATCCTGCAGCCGCAGATGGTCGTCATCACCAATGTCCGGCCCGATCATCTCGAGGCCATGGGGGAAACCAAAGCAGAGATTGCCGCGGTGCTCAGCCTCGCCATTCCCGCCCACTGTCGCGTGTTTGTTCCTGAAAAAGAAAACTATGCTCCGTTTGCGGCCGCGGTCGAGCAGTCCGGCGGCGAGTTGATTGCCGTTCCGCCCGGCTTGGCCGCCCGCCTCCTCCCTCCTGCCCCGGAATTGCAGAAAACCGAATTCGCCGACAATCTCGATCTCGCGGCCGCGGTGACCAGCCATCTTGGCATCACGGCGGAAATCATCTGGCAGGGCATGCGACAAGCGCAGTATGACCTCGGCAAGTTTGGCGTCTGGCGCTATCGTTCGCCGGAAACCCAAAAGACGCATTACTTCGTCAACGGCTTTGCCGCGAATGATCCGGAATCGACCTGGCAGGTTCTCGCCAAAGCGCGGGAAATACTCCCTGCTGCCGCGCACCGTGTGCACGGACTGCTGAGCCTGCGGCCGGATCGCGGTGATCGCACGCAGCAATGGCTGCATGTGCTTGCGGCCGGTGCGCATGAGCATTTCGGCAAGTTGTACGTGACCGGCGCGCATGCGCCGCTCGTCGCGCGCAGACTGCAATCCGCCGCCGCACGCCCCGCGCCGGCCGGCCGGCGCAGCACCGCCCTCCCGGCCACACCAGGTAATTCTGCATTGCCTTCCTCAAAAAAAGTGGGTATCCTGAAGGGCAAAACGGCGGCAGCGATGATGCAAACCCTGCTGGCAGAATGCGAGGATCAATCGGTGATCTTCGGCTTCGGCAACATCAAGGGCACGGGCGAGCTGCTGGTGAATCACTGGAAGGCGATCGGCGAGATTTATGGGTTATGA
- the pgsC gene encoding poly-gamma-glutamate biosynthesis protein PgsC: MGYEITFIGLLVALLYIGITGWYPGGIIVPSYLVLFVDQPARIAGTLLAALLTLLCYRIASHHLILFGRRRFVFMILVGGIWTLLWLAILPAVLPLSLEFRVIGWVIPGLIANNFERQGVLLTTASLVTVTVVTYLLGKIIQ; this comes from the coding sequence ATGGGTTATGAGATTACGTTTATCGGCCTGCTGGTTGCGCTGCTCTATATCGGCATTACGGGCTGGTATCCCGGCGGCATCATCGTGCCGAGCTATTTGGTTTTGTTCGTCGATCAGCCGGCACGTATTGCCGGTACTCTGCTGGCCGCGCTGTTGACGCTGCTGTGCTACAGAATCGCTTCACACCATCTGATCCTTTTCGGCCGGCGGCGTTTCGTGTTCATGATCTTGGTTGGCGGAATCTGGACTTTGCTCTGGCTGGCAATTCTCCCGGCGGTGTTGCCGTTGTCGCTCGAATTCAGAGTCATCGGCTGGGTGATTCCCGGCTTGATCGCCAACAACTTCGAACGCCAGGGCGTGTTGTTGACGACTGCTTCGCTGGTCACGGTTACAGTGGTGACCTATTTGCTGGGAAAGATAATTCAATAG